The following are from one region of the Sandaracinus amylolyticus genome:
- a CDS encoding M1 family aminopeptidase: MFSRTIGIALVIGLVSSLARAQSYDATPMLEHIRESQRAGLPERVGVARLEDLEHYDLHVAVEDELRAFGLREIVHVTNDERAPWREVVLRIFANVIAMPGEAPPVSMIAGECLDGVSCTIEQTAPSVLVVRPTTPLAPGARLRVQLDLQGRLREIDASRTTMMAQSQEGLAGMMGETGGDYGLLARGEGIASFASFFAVLARRDHGRWQTDDHGTLGDLGTDRMSHVRARIVVPRGAQLVATGVESGSLPVRDAPGRARRREITVQAALVRDFSFLVGNALESSARDVNGVNVRSWYLGRDREAGRRVLETAASALEVFERRFGPYPYRELDVVEAALVGGAGGVEFSGLVTVASMFYRPAGLGGLGAMLGGTGASAVGDMQNAMLEFVTAHEVAHQWWHGVVGSDSRAHPWVDESLAQWSAMLWVEERYGAERARQEGERQVAMGYRTMRMMGVADGAVDRATSEFGPAVAYAGLVYGKGPYLYPALRAELGDEAFFAGLRAYVERYGFRSAPARGPIDTLATGRHAARVRALARHWLDERHGDDDLGGGDASAMLGAMLPPELRGAMDDPAMRGMMEQVLRGLMQGQAQGGGATPGAGDSPEDAARMMRQLEQMLGNLPDAPSP; the protein is encoded by the coding sequence ATGTTCTCGCGCACGATCGGAATCGCGCTGGTGATCGGCCTCGTCTCGAGCCTCGCTCGCGCCCAGTCGTACGACGCGACGCCGATGCTCGAGCACATCCGCGAGTCACAGCGCGCCGGGCTCCCAGAGCGGGTCGGCGTCGCGCGGCTCGAGGACCTCGAGCACTACGATCTGCACGTCGCGGTGGAGGACGAGCTGCGCGCGTTCGGGCTGCGCGAGATCGTGCACGTGACGAACGACGAGCGCGCGCCGTGGCGCGAGGTCGTGCTGCGCATCTTCGCGAACGTGATCGCGATGCCGGGCGAGGCCCCGCCGGTCTCGATGATCGCGGGCGAGTGCCTCGACGGAGTGAGCTGCACGATCGAGCAGACCGCGCCCTCGGTCCTCGTGGTGCGGCCGACGACGCCGCTCGCGCCGGGCGCTCGGCTGCGGGTGCAGCTCGATCTGCAGGGGCGCCTCCGCGAGATCGACGCGTCGCGCACCACGATGATGGCGCAGAGCCAGGAAGGCCTCGCCGGCATGATGGGCGAGACCGGCGGTGACTACGGGCTGCTGGCGCGGGGCGAGGGCATCGCGAGCTTCGCGAGCTTCTTCGCGGTGCTCGCGCGCCGCGATCACGGTCGGTGGCAGACCGACGATCACGGCACGCTCGGCGATCTCGGCACCGATCGGATGAGCCACGTGCGGGCGCGCATCGTGGTGCCCCGGGGCGCGCAGCTCGTCGCGACGGGGGTCGAGAGCGGATCGCTGCCGGTGCGCGATGCGCCGGGCCGGGCGCGCCGCCGCGAGATCACGGTGCAGGCGGCCCTGGTGCGCGACTTCTCGTTCCTCGTGGGGAACGCGCTCGAGAGCAGCGCCCGCGACGTGAACGGCGTGAACGTGCGCTCGTGGTACCTGGGGCGCGATCGCGAGGCGGGACGGCGGGTGCTCGAGACCGCGGCGAGCGCGCTCGAGGTGTTCGAGCGGCGCTTCGGTCCCTATCCCTACCGCGAGCTCGACGTGGTCGAGGCCGCGCTGGTCGGCGGTGCGGGCGGCGTCGAGTTCAGCGGGCTCGTGACCGTCGCGAGCATGTTCTATCGCCCCGCCGGGCTCGGGGGCCTCGGCGCGATGCTGGGCGGCACCGGCGCCAGCGCGGTGGGCGACATGCAGAACGCGATGCTCGAGTTCGTCACCGCGCACGAGGTCGCGCACCAGTGGTGGCACGGCGTGGTGGGCAGCGACTCGCGCGCCCATCCCTGGGTCGACGAGTCGCTCGCGCAGTGGAGCGCGATGCTCTGGGTCGAGGAGCGCTACGGCGCGGAGCGGGCGCGCCAGGAAGGCGAGCGCCAGGTCGCGATGGGCTACCGCACGATGCGCATGATGGGCGTCGCCGACGGCGCGGTGGATCGCGCGACGAGCGAGTTCGGTCCCGCGGTCGCGTACGCCGGGCTGGTCTACGGCAAGGGCCCGTACCTCTATCCCGCGCTGCGCGCCGAGCTCGGCGACGAGGCGTTCTTCGCGGGGCTGCGGGCGTACGTCGAGCGCTACGGATTCCGGAGCGCGCCCGCGCGCGGCCCGATCGACACGCTCGCGACCGGACGCCACGCAGCGCGAGTGCGCGCGCTCGCGCGACACTGGCTCGACGAGCGCCACGGCGACGACGACCTCGGGGGCGGCGACGCGAGCGCGATGCTCGGCGCGATGCTCCCGCCCGAGCTGCGCGGCGCGATGGACGACCCCGCGATGCGAGGAATGATGGAGCAGGTGCTGCGCGGCCTGATGCAGGGCCAGGCGCAGGGCGGCGGCGCGACCCCGGGCGCGGGTGACTCGCCCGAGGACGCCGCGCGCATGATGCGCCAGCTCGAGCAGATGCTCGGCAACCTCCCCGACGCGCCGTCGCCCTGA
- a CDS encoding VOC family protein, which produces MNTNELHRGRLIDHLQLVTRDLARSKRFYQAVLDAIGLPLGGEGPGFFWADELFVSTPESPAAAGQVTGRVHLAFQAPDRAAVDRFHRMAVEAGGTANGAPGERPYHPGYYAAFVLDPDGNNIEVVHHGPAQRSATSVQITF; this is translated from the coding sequence ATGAACACGAACGAGCTCCATCGTGGACGCCTGATCGATCATCTCCAGCTCGTCACGCGCGACCTCGCGCGGAGCAAGCGCTTCTACCAAGCCGTGCTCGACGCGATCGGGCTGCCGCTCGGCGGGGAGGGACCGGGGTTCTTCTGGGCGGACGAGCTCTTCGTCTCGACGCCGGAGAGCCCCGCCGCCGCGGGCCAGGTCACGGGACGGGTGCACCTCGCCTTCCAGGCACCCGACCGCGCGGCGGTCGACCGCTTCCACCGCATGGCGGTCGAGGCCGGCGGCACCGCCAACGGCGCGCCCGGCGAGCGGCCCTATCACCCCGGCTACTACGCGGCGTTCGTGCTCGACCCCGACGGCAACAACATCGAGGTCGTGCACCACGGCCCGGCGCAGCGCTCCGCGACGTCGGTGCAGATCACGTTCTGA
- a CDS encoding GatB/YqeY domain-containing protein: MALKQTIEADLKKAMLAKDEVAKDALRLAKAELLNREVELGRDLTDEEAIAVLQKGVKARRDAIDQFRAGGRLDAVAEEESQLAVLERYLPKAMSEDETRAAITSLTGKLGLSTKKDMGRLMKELKARFPNVDGRIASKVAGEVLK; this comes from the coding sequence ATGGCGCTCAAGCAGACGATCGAGGCGGATCTCAAGAAGGCGATGCTCGCGAAGGACGAGGTCGCGAAGGACGCGCTGCGGCTCGCGAAGGCCGAGCTGCTCAACCGCGAGGTCGAGCTCGGTCGCGATCTCACCGACGAAGAGGCGATCGCGGTGCTGCAGAAAGGCGTGAAGGCGCGGCGCGACGCGATCGATCAGTTCCGCGCGGGCGGGCGGCTGGACGCGGTCGCGGAAGAGGAGAGCCAGCTCGCGGTGCTCGAGCGTTATCTCCCCAAGGCGATGTCCGAGGACGAGACGCGCGCCGCGATCACCTCGCTCACCGGCAAGCTCGGTCTCTCGACCAAGAAGGACATGGGCCGCCTGATGAAGGAGCTCAAAGCACGCTTCCCGAACGTCGACGGACGCATCGCCTCGAAGGTCGCCGGAGAAGTGCTGAAGTAG
- a CDS encoding Glu/Leu/Phe/Val family dehydrogenase, giving the protein MSANHYEFFKVVQGYLEEAADVIHLPRHVADILSQPKNEIIVHFPVRMDNGEMQLFKGYRIQHNNIRGPYKGGIRYHESVTLDDVKALASMMTWKCALMDIPFGGAKGGVKVNGSKHSKDELMRITRRFTHALGSNIGPEYDIPAPDVGTNAQTMVWMMDTYMNRVGDMEKNAQRHVVTGKSISAGGSQGREKATAQGAIYCLLEWAKDNDFHLEGKTAIVQGFGNVGSHSSQILNKLGVSTIAVGDHSGYLYNPEGFNAAKLSQYVKQNGSIAGYPSGQPIEREDFFKIKADIFIPAALENQIGADEARSLSCKVVVEGANGPTNPEGEKVLADKGITVIPDILANAGGVTVSYYEWVQNKRSEFWDAEEVDEKLERRMVRQYQKVMDFARNHRVLPRVAAYCLALENLKAAYEERGIFP; this is encoded by the coding sequence ATGTCTGCCAATCACTACGAGTTCTTCAAGGTCGTCCAGGGGTACCTCGAAGAAGCTGCCGACGTCATTCATCTGCCGCGCCACGTTGCCGACATCCTCTCGCAGCCGAAGAACGAGATCATCGTTCACTTCCCGGTGCGGATGGACAACGGCGAGATGCAGCTCTTCAAGGGCTATCGCATCCAGCACAACAACATCCGTGGTCCGTACAAGGGCGGCATTCGCTATCACGAGTCGGTCACGCTCGACGACGTGAAGGCGCTCGCGTCGATGATGACGTGGAAGTGCGCGCTGATGGACATCCCGTTCGGCGGCGCGAAGGGCGGCGTGAAGGTCAACGGGTCCAAGCACAGCAAGGACGAGCTGATGCGCATCACGCGTCGGTTCACGCACGCGCTCGGCAGCAACATCGGTCCCGAGTACGACATCCCCGCGCCCGACGTCGGCACCAACGCGCAGACGATGGTGTGGATGATGGACACGTACATGAACCGTGTCGGCGACATGGAGAAGAACGCGCAGCGCCACGTCGTCACCGGCAAGTCGATCAGCGCCGGCGGCTCGCAGGGCCGCGAGAAGGCGACCGCGCAGGGCGCGATCTACTGCCTCCTCGAGTGGGCGAAGGACAACGACTTCCACCTCGAGGGCAAGACCGCGATCGTGCAGGGCTTCGGCAACGTCGGCTCGCACAGCTCGCAGATCCTCAACAAGCTCGGCGTGAGCACGATCGCGGTCGGCGATCACTCGGGGTACCTCTACAACCCCGAGGGCTTCAACGCGGCGAAGCTCTCGCAGTACGTGAAGCAGAACGGATCGATCGCGGGCTATCCCAGCGGTCAGCCGATCGAGCGCGAGGACTTCTTCAAGATCAAGGCGGACATCTTCATCCCCGCCGCGCTCGAGAACCAGATCGGCGCCGACGAGGCGCGCTCGCTCTCGTGCAAGGTCGTCGTCGAGGGCGCGAACGGCCCGACGAACCCCGAGGGCGAGAAGGTGCTCGCCGACAAGGGCATCACCGTCATCCCCGACATCCTCGCGAACGCGGGCGGCGTGACCGTCTCGTACTACGAGTGGGTGCAGAACAAGCGCAGCGAGTTCTGGGACGCCGAAGAGGTCGACGAGAAGCTCGAGCGCCGCATGGTGCGCCAGTATCAGAAGGTCATGGACTTCGCGCGCAACCACCGCGTGCTCCCGCGTGTCGCGGCGTACTGCCTGGCGCTGGAGAACCTGAAGGCGGCGTACGAAGAGCGCGGCATCTTCCCGTGA
- a CDS encoding phosphatidate cytidylyltransferase, whose amino-acid sequence MDKKKAADAAFLRNTLARLGTALIGIPILLYLMFWAPWWGFQILVAGAIARASHELFRITHHDAKSMHALGVVMSLATTAVLVFLRDNADALLGLVLGLGAVGALGGLLAPLPYDRAGARVAWLIGGPLYVGGLLGTVAVLHTLDKGGAWVLLAMWLAWASDTGAYFAGRYFGKTKLYPAVSPSKTVQGSIGGLLGSLTGGLAAHFGFLPELPLVDAILLALIGGALGQMGDLVESLVKRSTGVKDSGSILPGHGGLLDRVDALMFTALACLIYASWILPLR is encoded by the coding sequence GTGGACAAGAAGAAGGCGGCCGACGCCGCCTTCCTGCGCAACACGCTCGCGCGCCTCGGGACCGCCCTCATCGGCATCCCGATCCTCCTCTACCTGATGTTCTGGGCGCCGTGGTGGGGCTTCCAGATCCTCGTCGCGGGCGCGATCGCGCGCGCCTCGCACGAGCTCTTCCGCATCACGCACCACGACGCGAAGTCGATGCACGCGCTCGGCGTCGTGATGTCGCTCGCGACGACCGCGGTGCTCGTGTTCCTGCGCGACAACGCGGACGCGCTGCTCGGGCTCGTCCTCGGGCTCGGCGCGGTCGGGGCGCTCGGCGGTCTGCTCGCGCCGCTGCCCTACGATCGCGCGGGCGCCCGCGTCGCGTGGCTCATCGGTGGCCCGCTCTACGTCGGCGGTCTGCTCGGCACCGTCGCGGTGCTCCACACGCTCGACAAGGGCGGCGCGTGGGTGCTGCTCGCGATGTGGCTCGCCTGGGCGAGCGACACCGGCGCGTACTTCGCGGGCCGCTACTTCGGCAAGACGAAGCTCTATCCCGCGGTGTCGCCGTCGAAGACGGTGCAGGGCTCGATCGGCGGTCTGCTCGGCTCGCTCACCGGTGGGCTCGCCGCGCACTTCGGGTTCCTCCCCGAGCTGCCGCTCGTCGACGCCATCTTGCTCGCGCTGATCGGCGGCGCGCTCGGTCAGATGGGCGACCTCGTCGAGTCGCTCGTGAAGCGCAGCACCGGCGTGAAGGACAGCGGCTCGATCCTGCCCGGGCACGGCGGTCTGCTCGACCGCGTCGATGCGCTGATGTTCACCGCGCTCGCGTGCCTGATCTACGCGAGCTGGATCCTGCCTCTGCGATAA
- the uppS gene encoding polyprenyl diphosphate synthase — protein sequence MPLVDLTRLPAHVAIIMDGNGRWAQDRGMPRPIGHREGSESVRRTVRSCRRLGVRALTLYAFSEQNWHRPPFEVEALMELLREFLLSEREELIANQIRLRMVGRRDRLPARVREVLDRIEAETADFHEMTLTLALSYGGREEIADAARALAMQAAKGELDPHRIDESLIDAVLPSMEVGAVDLLIRTGGEQRISNFLLWGAAYAELYFSDRLWPDWTEVDLYGAIESFQTRDRRFGRVSSDAQVATMDDLAPDAATRAHA from the coding sequence GTGCCGCTCGTCGACCTCACGCGACTGCCCGCGCACGTCGCCATCATCATGGACGGCAACGGCCGCTGGGCGCAGGACCGCGGCATGCCCCGCCCCATCGGCCATCGCGAGGGCAGCGAGTCGGTGCGTCGCACCGTCCGCTCGTGTCGCCGCCTCGGCGTCCGCGCGCTCACGCTCTACGCGTTCAGCGAGCAGAACTGGCACCGCCCGCCCTTCGAGGTCGAGGCGCTCATGGAGCTGCTCCGCGAGTTCCTGCTCAGCGAGCGCGAGGAGCTCATCGCGAACCAGATCCGCCTCCGCATGGTCGGCCGCCGCGACCGCCTCCCGGCCCGGGTGCGCGAGGTGCTCGACCGCATCGAGGCCGAGACCGCCGACTTCCACGAGATGACGCTGACCCTCGCGCTCTCCTACGGCGGTCGCGAGGAGATCGCCGATGCCGCGCGCGCCCTCGCGATGCAGGCCGCCAAGGGCGAGCTCGACCCCCATCGCATCGACGAGTCGCTGATCGACGCGGTCCTTCCGTCGATGGAGGTCGGCGCGGTCGACCTGCTCATCCGCACCGGGGGCGAGCAGCGCATCTCGAACTTCCTGCTCTGGGGCGCGGCCTACGCCGAGCTCTACTTCTCCGATCGCCTCTGGCCCGACTGGACCGAGGTCGATCTCTACGGCGCGATCGAGTCGTTCCAGACGCGCGACCGTCGGTTCGGTCGAGTATCCTCCGACGCCCAGGTGGCTACGATGGATGACCTCGCACCCGACGCGGCCACGCGCGCGCATGCCTGA
- a CDS encoding peptidylprolyl isomerase yields the protein MAARALSRHPGSTLARLTAATEDPDWTVSVHAVRALARRALGEHAEPAYAAQLRALLDRLLATGDVAPGPPLHVFLTALDAAAPMARHAAVHTVANDALARLATVPPDVPATRDRGLAHCAVARLVDLGRGWPARVDTCGLEQLADPERRVLAAEVLAVVEGSNAQRGVYLQRLLRDDDSRVRQAAVTAMGGLDTRESIAALLATLRDDDDAGVTNAALEALRGAGSRRASRLAAMVLAGTTGDDGWPAADVVAALRTALARVRAADDLEGLVTWLATARELAVRELASAAGPLALHANLAVRRAALDLLSDAGVARPDGGPAAPPRPLDAASIAAAPRGRVVLETDRGEVVIELWTERAPTTVTRFVELVRSGFYDGLTFHRVVPAFVVQGGDPRGDGYGGPGWSQRCEDHRAPYERGVVGMALAGRDTGGSQLFITHSPQPHLDARYTAFGRVTSGMDAVDRIQPGDHIRRARFENHH from the coding sequence ATGGCCGCACGCGCGCTCTCACGCCATCCCGGCTCGACCCTCGCGCGCCTGACCGCCGCGACCGAGGATCCCGACTGGACGGTCTCGGTCCACGCCGTGCGCGCCCTCGCGCGCCGCGCCCTCGGCGAGCACGCCGAGCCTGCCTACGCCGCCCAGCTCCGCGCCCTGCTCGACCGGCTCCTCGCCACCGGTGACGTCGCGCCCGGACCGCCCCTCCACGTCTTCCTCACCGCGCTCGACGCCGCCGCGCCGATGGCTCGGCACGCCGCCGTCCACACCGTCGCGAACGACGCGCTCGCGCGCCTCGCCACCGTTCCCCCCGATGTGCCCGCGACCCGCGACCGCGGCCTCGCGCACTGCGCCGTCGCGCGGCTGGTCGATCTCGGGCGCGGCTGGCCCGCCCGCGTCGACACCTGCGGGCTCGAGCAGCTCGCCGATCCCGAGCGCCGGGTCCTCGCGGCCGAGGTGCTCGCCGTGGTCGAAGGCTCGAACGCCCAGCGCGGGGTCTACCTCCAGCGTCTGCTCCGCGACGACGATTCGCGGGTCCGCCAAGCCGCCGTGACCGCGATGGGCGGGCTCGACACCCGCGAGTCCATCGCGGCGCTCCTCGCGACGCTGCGCGACGACGACGACGCCGGCGTGACCAACGCCGCGCTCGAGGCGCTCCGAGGCGCCGGCTCCCGCCGCGCGAGCCGCCTCGCCGCGATGGTCCTCGCGGGCACCACCGGCGACGACGGCTGGCCCGCCGCCGACGTGGTCGCCGCCCTCCGCACCGCCCTCGCGCGCGTCCGCGCCGCCGACGATCTCGAGGGGCTCGTGACGTGGCTCGCCACCGCGCGTGAGCTCGCCGTGCGCGAGCTCGCCTCGGCCGCCGGCCCGCTCGCGCTCCACGCCAACCTCGCCGTCCGCCGTGCTGCGCTCGACCTGCTCTCCGACGCCGGGGTCGCTCGTCCCGACGGCGGGCCAGCCGCGCCCCCTCGCCCCCTCGACGCCGCCTCCATCGCCGCCGCGCCCCGCGGGCGCGTCGTGCTCGAGACCGACCGCGGCGAGGTCGTGATCGAGCTCTGGACCGAGCGCGCCCCCACGACGGTCACGCGGTTCGTCGAGCTCGTCCGGTCCGGCTTCTACGACGGCCTCACCTTCCACCGCGTCGTCCCCGCGTTCGTGGTGCAGGGCGGTGATCCACGTGGTGACGGCTACGGCGGGCCCGGGTGGTCCCAGCGCTGCGAGGATCATCGCGCGCCCTACGAGCGCGGCGTGGTCGGGATGGCGCTCGCCGGGCGCGACACCGGCGGCAGCCAGCTCTTCATCACGCACTCTCCGCAGCCTCACCTCGACGCGCGATACACCGCGTTCGGCCGCGTCACCTCGGGCATGGACGCCGTCGACCGCATCCAACCGGGCGACCACATCCGCCGCGCGCGGTTCGAGAATCACCATTGA
- the bioF gene encoding 8-amino-7-oxononanoate synthase produces the protein MRFAEHVRARLADIEHAGLLRTPRRVTSPQGPTAVVDGREVVLLCSNDYLGHAAHPDLAAAQRDALARWGSGAAASRLISGTMSPHREAELALARFAGQESSLLFSSGYAANVGAISALVGPGDLVLSDTLNHASLIDGCRLSRARVLVYRHADVEHAAELLTAHRHEARTALLVTDSIFSMDGDLAPLAALRDLADRFDAGLYVDEAHALGVRGPGGRGLCAELDLDPDVILGTLGKSLGLGGAFVTASSDVIRLVENRARSFVFSTGTPPALAAAVPTALHLLERADEGRARLAAHTARLRRELPALGFDVPAGETPIIPVLLGEPAAAMRVSAALLERGVFAHGIRPPTVPQGTSRLRLVPTAAHTDEHLDRVLHAFAAVAADRRR, from the coding sequence GTGCGCTTCGCCGAACACGTCCGGGCCCGCCTCGCTGACATCGAACACGCCGGGCTGCTCAGGACCCCGCGTCGCGTCACCTCGCCTCAAGGCCCGACCGCCGTCGTCGACGGACGCGAAGTCGTCCTTCTCTGCTCGAACGACTACCTCGGCCATGCGGCCCACCCCGACCTCGCGGCCGCCCAGCGCGACGCCCTCGCCCGCTGGGGCTCCGGCGCCGCCGCGTCCCGCCTGATCAGCGGCACGATGAGCCCCCATCGCGAAGCCGAGCTCGCCCTCGCCCGCTTCGCCGGGCAGGAGTCGTCACTCCTCTTCTCCAGCGGCTACGCCGCCAACGTCGGCGCCATCTCCGCGCTGGTCGGCCCAGGCGACCTCGTCCTCAGCGACACCCTCAACCACGCGTCGCTCATCGACGGCTGCCGGCTCTCCCGGGCCCGCGTCCTCGTCTACCGCCACGCCGACGTCGAGCACGCGGCCGAGCTCCTCACCGCCCACCGTCACGAGGCCCGCACCGCGCTCCTCGTCACCGACTCCATCTTCTCGATGGACGGCGACCTCGCGCCCCTCGCCGCGCTCCGCGACCTCGCGGACCGCTTCGACGCCGGGCTCTACGTCGACGAGGCCCACGCCCTCGGCGTGCGCGGCCCCGGGGGGCGCGGCCTCTGCGCAGAGCTCGACCTCGACCCCGACGTGATCCTCGGCACGCTCGGCAAGTCGCTCGGCCTCGGCGGCGCGTTCGTCACCGCGAGCTCCGACGTCATCCGCCTCGTCGAGAACCGCGCCCGCAGCTTCGTCTTCTCCACCGGGACGCCCCCTGCCCTCGCCGCCGCGGTTCCGACCGCGCTCCATCTCCTCGAGCGCGCCGACGAGGGCCGCGCCCGCCTCGCCGCGCACACCGCGCGCCTCCGCCGCGAGCTCCCCGCGCTCGGCTTCGACGTCCCCGCCGGCGAGACCCCGATCATCCCGGTGCTGCTCGGCGAGCCCGCTGCGGCGATGCGCGTCTCCGCCGCCCTGCTCGAGCGTGGTGTGTTCGCCCACGGGATCCGCCCCCCGACCGTCCCCCAGGGCACGTCGCGTCTTCGCCTCGTCCCGACCGCCGCCCACACCGACGAGCACCTCGACCGCGTGCTCCACGCCTTCGCGGCGGTCGCTGCGGACCGCCGTCGATGA
- the bioD gene encoding dethiobiotin synthase, which yields MKGVFVTATGTGAGKTTVAAALARALRADSVPVAALKPIETGVDPDAADARALAEACGDPTLADDPRWYRAAAPLSPYAAQLDGGPPLHLDQLLATLCEYARSRFLLVEGAGGLLVPLDRDHTIADLAVALHLPLIVVAPDRLGVLSDTLATCEAAARRGLTVGALVLNRTTPEPDVSTRSNARILSERLPWIPIVLHGYGATDVDPALRALAR from the coding sequence ATGAAGGGCGTGTTCGTCACCGCGACCGGCACCGGCGCCGGCAAGACGACCGTCGCCGCGGCGCTCGCCCGCGCGCTCCGCGCCGACTCGGTCCCCGTCGCCGCGCTCAAGCCGATCGAGACCGGCGTCGACCCCGACGCCGCCGACGCGCGCGCCCTCGCCGAGGCCTGCGGCGACCCGACCCTCGCCGACGATCCCCGGTGGTACCGCGCCGCCGCGCCCCTCAGCCCGTACGCCGCGCAGCTCGACGGTGGACCTCCGCTCCATCTCGACCAGCTCCTCGCCACGCTCTGCGAGTACGCCCGGTCCCGCTTCCTCCTCGTCGAAGGCGCGGGCGGTCTCCTCGTCCCGCTCGACCGCGATCACACCATCGCCGACCTCGCGGTCGCGCTGCACCTCCCGCTCATCGTCGTCGCGCCCGACCGCCTCGGCGTGCTCTCCGACACCCTCGCCACGTGCGAAGCCGCGGCACGCCGCGGGCTCACCGTCGGCGCGCTGGTCCTCAACCGCACCACCCCCGAGCCCGACGTGAGCACCCGGTCCAACGCCCGGATCCTCTCCGAGCGCCTGCCGTGGATCCCAATCGTTCTGCACGGATACGGCGCGACCGACGTGGATCCCGCGCTCCGCGCCCTCGCGCGCTAG
- a CDS encoding DUF4397 domain-containing protein, with translation MRSRAWSTLFISLALAACGGSAAEPEPEPTTAGAEAEPPPPPPPPPPARIRAIHATSEPAVSSVSFAFAEGADPLITNLAYRTATAYLEVPPGAHHVRLLGVPSVETGEAPELLATDTELASESNTTLLLVGVAAGDPPLAVVVAPDRTEPPGEGLAALRLYHAIAGQGPVDVCVAGAAPRDPALPVFTAVEPNGFARGDAGEWADVLPSGEIALQLRAPNPTPCRGRVLGVARFTPTAGSLHTLVAIGRASGRPRVDRELVVCNDPPGDGACTVVPIAAR, from the coding sequence ATGCGCTCACGTGCCTGGTCGACGCTCTTCATCTCGCTCGCGCTCGCCGCATGCGGCGGCTCCGCTGCCGAGCCAGAGCCCGAGCCCACGACCGCAGGCGCCGAAGCCGAGCCGCCGCCTCCTCCGCCTCCTCCGCCGCCGGCGCGAATCCGCGCGATCCACGCGACCAGCGAGCCCGCGGTCTCGAGCGTCTCGTTCGCGTTCGCCGAGGGCGCCGATCCGCTGATCACCAACCTCGCGTATCGGACCGCGACCGCGTACCTCGAGGTCCCGCCCGGCGCGCACCACGTGCGGCTGCTCGGCGTGCCGTCGGTCGAGACCGGCGAGGCGCCCGAGCTCCTCGCGACCGACACCGAGCTCGCGTCCGAGAGCAACACCACGCTGCTGCTGGTCGGCGTGGCCGCCGGCGATCCGCCGCTCGCCGTCGTGGTCGCGCCCGACCGCACCGAGCCGCCGGGCGAGGGGCTCGCCGCGCTGCGCCTCTATCACGCGATCGCGGGCCAGGGCCCGGTCGACGTCTGCGTCGCGGGCGCCGCGCCGCGCGACCCCGCGCTGCCGGTGTTCACCGCGGTGGAGCCCAACGGCTTCGCACGGGGCGATGCCGGCGAGTGGGCCGACGTGCTGCCCTCGGGCGAGATCGCGCTGCAGCTCCGCGCGCCCAACCCCACGCCGTGCCGCGGGCGCGTGCTCGGCGTCGCGCGCTTCACCCCGACCGCGGGATCGCTCCACACCCTCGTCGCGATCGGTCGCGCGTCGGGGCGGCCGCGCGTCGATCGCGAGCTCGTCGTCTGCAACGACCCGCCGGGCGACGGTGCTTGCACCGTCGTTCCGATCGCGGCGCGCTGA